Proteins from a genomic interval of Bombus affinis isolate iyBomAffi1 chromosome 16, iyBomAffi1.2, whole genome shotgun sequence:
- the LOC126925404 gene encoding phosphatidylinositol N-acetylglucosaminyltransferase subunit A isoform X3, with translation MVSDFFYPNMGGVEEHIFNLSQCLMELGHKVVVLTHSYGDRIGVRYMTNGLKVYYIPVKVFYNQCVLPTMICSIPLIRYIFLREEIQIVHGHSAFSALAHEGMLIGRLMGLKTIFTDHSLFGFADASAILTNKFLEISLADCNHCICVSHTGKENTVLRAKVLKEKVSVIPNAVDTTLFMPDISKRDDNFITIVIVSRLVYRKGVDLLARIIPDLCSRYKNVQFLIAGDGPKRWLIEEVRERNLLQHRVTLLGSLEHSQIRHVLNKGHIFLNTSLTEAYCMAIVEAASCGLQVVSTKVGGIPEVLPPDLIYLVEPTVPALISGLESAITDYKEGNTRCPFEMHRRISLFYNWFNITKRTEIVYNLVKQENKKNLGQQLASYVQSGVLAYLLVVSLCYIILQILEILVPQKYIDIAKDYAEINVIQPRGDEKED, from the exons ATGGTGTCTGATTTTTTTTACCCTAACATGGGTGGTGTTGAGGAACATATCTTTAATTTATCTCAATGTTTAATGGAGCTTGGGCATAAAGTTGTAGTGCTTACTCATTCCTATGGTGATAGAATTGGAGTGCGTTATATGACAAATGGCCTAAAA gtATATTACATACCAGTAAAAGTATTCTACAATCAATGTGTTCTTCCAACAATGATTTGTTCTATCCCTCTCATTAGATATATCTTTCTAAGGGAAGAAATCCAAATAGTTCATGGCCATTCTGCATTCTCTGCTCTTGCTCATGAAGGGATGTTAATTGGCCGCTTGATGGGATTGAAA ACCATTTTCACAGATCATTCGCTTTTTGGTTTTGCGGATGCCTCTGCgattttaacaaataaatttttaGAGATATCGTTAGCTGATTGCAATCATTGTATATGTGTATCACATACTGGGAAAGAGAATACAGTATTGAGGGCAAAGGTCTTAAAAGAGAAAGTTTCTGTTATCCCAAATGCAGTTGATACTACTTTATTTATGCCTGACATCAGTAAAAGAGATGATAATTTTA TTACAATAGTCATAGTATCGCGACTAGTATATCGCAAAGGTGTCGATTTATTAGCTCGTATTATACCCGATCTTTGTAGTCGATACAAGAATGTGCAATTTCTAATTGCTGGAGACGGTCCTAAAAGATGGCTCATAGAAGAAGTACGAGAAAGAAACTTGTTACAACATAGGGTAACGTTGCTTGGAAGCTTGGAGCATTCTCAAATTAGACATGTATTGAATAAGGGTCATATATTCCTAAATACAAGTCTGACAGAAGCATATTGCATGGCAATTGTTGAAGCTGCATCATGCGG TTTACAAGTTGTTTCAACAAAAGTCGGTGGTATACCTGAAGTACTGCCAcctgatttaatttatttagtaGAACCCACAGTACCTGCTCTTATTAGTGGACTAGAATCTGCTATAACAGATTATAAAGAAGGAAATACTAGATGTCCATTTGAAATGCATAGAAGGATAAGTTTATTTTATAACTGGTTTAATATTACTAAAAGGACCGAAATAGTTTACAATTTAGTAaaacaagaaaataaaaagaatttagGTCAACAATTAGCGAGTTATGTTCAAAGTGGAGTATTAGCCTATTTACTTGTTGTATCATTGTGCTACatcattttacaaattttagaaaTCCTTGTACCGCAAAAG TACATTGATATTGCAAAAGATTATGCTGAAATTAACGTCATACAGCCTCGAGGAGACGAAAAAGaggattaa
- the LOC126925404 gene encoding phosphatidylinositol N-acetylglucosaminyltransferase subunit A isoform X1 gives MCRELSNTSDVLNYIQRIARIISLHETCFNLIINMNIIKHKICMVSDFFYPNMGGVEEHIFNLSQCLMELGHKVVVLTHSYGDRIGVRYMTNGLKVYYIPVKVFYNQCVLPTMICSIPLIRYIFLREEIQIVHGHSAFSALAHEGMLIGRLMGLKTIFTDHSLFGFADASAILTNKFLEISLADCNHCICVSHTGKENTVLRAKVLKEKVSVIPNAVDTTLFMPDISKRDDNFITIVIVSRLVYRKGVDLLARIIPDLCSRYKNVQFLIAGDGPKRWLIEEVRERNLLQHRVTLLGSLEHSQIRHVLNKGHIFLNTSLTEAYCMAIVEAASCGLQVVSTKVGGIPEVLPPDLIYLVEPTVPALISGLESAITDYKEGNTRCPFEMHRRISLFYNWFNITKRTEIVYNLVKQENKKNLGQQLASYVQSGVLAYLLVVSLCYIILQILEILVPQKYIDIAKDYAEINVIQPRGDEKED, from the exons ATGTGCAGAGAGTTATCCAATACTTCAGATGTTCTCAATTATATTCAACGAATAGCACGTATTATTTCATTACATGAGACATGTTTCAATTTAATCATCAATATGAACATCATAAAACATAAGATATG TATGGTGTCTGATTTTTTTTACCCTAACATGGGTGGTGTTGAGGAACATATCTTTAATTTATCTCAATGTTTAATGGAGCTTGGGCATAAAGTTGTAGTGCTTACTCATTCCTATGGTGATAGAATTGGAGTGCGTTATATGACAAATGGCCTAAAA gtATATTACATACCAGTAAAAGTATTCTACAATCAATGTGTTCTTCCAACAATGATTTGTTCTATCCCTCTCATTAGATATATCTTTCTAAGGGAAGAAATCCAAATAGTTCATGGCCATTCTGCATTCTCTGCTCTTGCTCATGAAGGGATGTTAATTGGCCGCTTGATGGGATTGAAA ACCATTTTCACAGATCATTCGCTTTTTGGTTTTGCGGATGCCTCTGCgattttaacaaataaatttttaGAGATATCGTTAGCTGATTGCAATCATTGTATATGTGTATCACATACTGGGAAAGAGAATACAGTATTGAGGGCAAAGGTCTTAAAAGAGAAAGTTTCTGTTATCCCAAATGCAGTTGATACTACTTTATTTATGCCTGACATCAGTAAAAGAGATGATAATTTTA TTACAATAGTCATAGTATCGCGACTAGTATATCGCAAAGGTGTCGATTTATTAGCTCGTATTATACCCGATCTTTGTAGTCGATACAAGAATGTGCAATTTCTAATTGCTGGAGACGGTCCTAAAAGATGGCTCATAGAAGAAGTACGAGAAAGAAACTTGTTACAACATAGGGTAACGTTGCTTGGAAGCTTGGAGCATTCTCAAATTAGACATGTATTGAATAAGGGTCATATATTCCTAAATACAAGTCTGACAGAAGCATATTGCATGGCAATTGTTGAAGCTGCATCATGCGG TTTACAAGTTGTTTCAACAAAAGTCGGTGGTATACCTGAAGTACTGCCAcctgatttaatttatttagtaGAACCCACAGTACCTGCTCTTATTAGTGGACTAGAATCTGCTATAACAGATTATAAAGAAGGAAATACTAGATGTCCATTTGAAATGCATAGAAGGATAAGTTTATTTTATAACTGGTTTAATATTACTAAAAGGACCGAAATAGTTTACAATTTAGTAaaacaagaaaataaaaagaatttagGTCAACAATTAGCGAGTTATGTTCAAAGTGGAGTATTAGCCTATTTACTTGTTGTATCATTGTGCTACatcattttacaaattttagaaaTCCTTGTACCGCAAAAG TACATTGATATTGCAAAAGATTATGCTGAAATTAACGTCATACAGCCTCGAGGAGACGAAAAAGaggattaa
- the LOC126925404 gene encoding phosphatidylinositol N-acetylglucosaminyltransferase subunit A isoform X4 — protein sequence MFINAKNILFLRYIFLREEIQIVHGHSAFSALAHEGMLIGRLMGLKTIFTDHSLFGFADASAILTNKFLEISLADCNHCICVSHTGKENTVLRAKVLKEKVSVIPNAVDTTLFMPDISKRDDNFITIVIVSRLVYRKGVDLLARIIPDLCSRYKNVQFLIAGDGPKRWLIEEVRERNLLQHRVTLLGSLEHSQIRHVLNKGHIFLNTSLTEAYCMAIVEAASCGLQVVSTKVGGIPEVLPPDLIYLVEPTVPALISGLESAITDYKEGNTRCPFEMHRRISLFYNWFNITKRTEIVYNLVKQENKKNLGQQLASYVQSGVLAYLLVVSLCYIILQILEILVPQKYIDIAKDYAEINVIQPRGDEKED from the exons ATGTTTATTAAtgctaaaaatattttatttttaag ATATATCTTTCTAAGGGAAGAAATCCAAATAGTTCATGGCCATTCTGCATTCTCTGCTCTTGCTCATGAAGGGATGTTAATTGGCCGCTTGATGGGATTGAAA ACCATTTTCACAGATCATTCGCTTTTTGGTTTTGCGGATGCCTCTGCgattttaacaaataaatttttaGAGATATCGTTAGCTGATTGCAATCATTGTATATGTGTATCACATACTGGGAAAGAGAATACAGTATTGAGGGCAAAGGTCTTAAAAGAGAAAGTTTCTGTTATCCCAAATGCAGTTGATACTACTTTATTTATGCCTGACATCAGTAAAAGAGATGATAATTTTA TTACAATAGTCATAGTATCGCGACTAGTATATCGCAAAGGTGTCGATTTATTAGCTCGTATTATACCCGATCTTTGTAGTCGATACAAGAATGTGCAATTTCTAATTGCTGGAGACGGTCCTAAAAGATGGCTCATAGAAGAAGTACGAGAAAGAAACTTGTTACAACATAGGGTAACGTTGCTTGGAAGCTTGGAGCATTCTCAAATTAGACATGTATTGAATAAGGGTCATATATTCCTAAATACAAGTCTGACAGAAGCATATTGCATGGCAATTGTTGAAGCTGCATCATGCGG TTTACAAGTTGTTTCAACAAAAGTCGGTGGTATACCTGAAGTACTGCCAcctgatttaatttatttagtaGAACCCACAGTACCTGCTCTTATTAGTGGACTAGAATCTGCTATAACAGATTATAAAGAAGGAAATACTAGATGTCCATTTGAAATGCATAGAAGGATAAGTTTATTTTATAACTGGTTTAATATTACTAAAAGGACCGAAATAGTTTACAATTTAGTAaaacaagaaaataaaaagaatttagGTCAACAATTAGCGAGTTATGTTCAAAGTGGAGTATTAGCCTATTTACTTGTTGTATCATTGTGCTACatcattttacaaattttagaaaTCCTTGTACCGCAAAAG TACATTGATATTGCAAAAGATTATGCTGAAATTAACGTCATACAGCCTCGAGGAGACGAAAAAGaggattaa
- the LOC126925404 gene encoding phosphatidylinositol N-acetylglucosaminyltransferase subunit A isoform X2, whose translation MLQLKHNLKTSKHMVSDFFYPNMGGVEEHIFNLSQCLMELGHKVVVLTHSYGDRIGVRYMTNGLKVYYIPVKVFYNQCVLPTMICSIPLIRYIFLREEIQIVHGHSAFSALAHEGMLIGRLMGLKTIFTDHSLFGFADASAILTNKFLEISLADCNHCICVSHTGKENTVLRAKVLKEKVSVIPNAVDTTLFMPDISKRDDNFITIVIVSRLVYRKGVDLLARIIPDLCSRYKNVQFLIAGDGPKRWLIEEVRERNLLQHRVTLLGSLEHSQIRHVLNKGHIFLNTSLTEAYCMAIVEAASCGLQVVSTKVGGIPEVLPPDLIYLVEPTVPALISGLESAITDYKEGNTRCPFEMHRRISLFYNWFNITKRTEIVYNLVKQENKKNLGQQLASYVQSGVLAYLLVVSLCYIILQILEILVPQKYIDIAKDYAEINVIQPRGDEKED comes from the exons ATGCTACAATTAAAACATAATCTAAAAACATCTAAACA TATGGTGTCTGATTTTTTTTACCCTAACATGGGTGGTGTTGAGGAACATATCTTTAATTTATCTCAATGTTTAATGGAGCTTGGGCATAAAGTTGTAGTGCTTACTCATTCCTATGGTGATAGAATTGGAGTGCGTTATATGACAAATGGCCTAAAA gtATATTACATACCAGTAAAAGTATTCTACAATCAATGTGTTCTTCCAACAATGATTTGTTCTATCCCTCTCATTAGATATATCTTTCTAAGGGAAGAAATCCAAATAGTTCATGGCCATTCTGCATTCTCTGCTCTTGCTCATGAAGGGATGTTAATTGGCCGCTTGATGGGATTGAAA ACCATTTTCACAGATCATTCGCTTTTTGGTTTTGCGGATGCCTCTGCgattttaacaaataaatttttaGAGATATCGTTAGCTGATTGCAATCATTGTATATGTGTATCACATACTGGGAAAGAGAATACAGTATTGAGGGCAAAGGTCTTAAAAGAGAAAGTTTCTGTTATCCCAAATGCAGTTGATACTACTTTATTTATGCCTGACATCAGTAAAAGAGATGATAATTTTA TTACAATAGTCATAGTATCGCGACTAGTATATCGCAAAGGTGTCGATTTATTAGCTCGTATTATACCCGATCTTTGTAGTCGATACAAGAATGTGCAATTTCTAATTGCTGGAGACGGTCCTAAAAGATGGCTCATAGAAGAAGTACGAGAAAGAAACTTGTTACAACATAGGGTAACGTTGCTTGGAAGCTTGGAGCATTCTCAAATTAGACATGTATTGAATAAGGGTCATATATTCCTAAATACAAGTCTGACAGAAGCATATTGCATGGCAATTGTTGAAGCTGCATCATGCGG TTTACAAGTTGTTTCAACAAAAGTCGGTGGTATACCTGAAGTACTGCCAcctgatttaatttatttagtaGAACCCACAGTACCTGCTCTTATTAGTGGACTAGAATCTGCTATAACAGATTATAAAGAAGGAAATACTAGATGTCCATTTGAAATGCATAGAAGGATAAGTTTATTTTATAACTGGTTTAATATTACTAAAAGGACCGAAATAGTTTACAATTTAGTAaaacaagaaaataaaaagaatttagGTCAACAATTAGCGAGTTATGTTCAAAGTGGAGTATTAGCCTATTTACTTGTTGTATCATTGTGCTACatcattttacaaattttagaaaTCCTTGTACCGCAAAAG TACATTGATATTGCAAAAGATTATGCTGAAATTAACGTCATACAGCCTCGAGGAGACGAAAAAGaggattaa